One Equus quagga isolate Etosha38 chromosome 5, UCLA_HA_Equagga_1.0, whole genome shotgun sequence genomic window carries:
- the ACOT11 gene encoding acyl-coenzyme A thioesterase 11 isoform X4, with protein sequence MAAGEGYRNPTEVQMSQLVLPCHTNQRGELSVGQLLKWIDTAACLSAERHAGCPCVTASMDDIYFEHTISVGQVVNIKAKVNRAFNSSMEVGIQVASEDLCSEKQWSVCKALATFVAHRELSRMKLKPIAPRTEEEKTEHSVAAERRRLRLVYADTIKDLLANCVIQDDLESRDCSHTVPAEKTRVESVELVLPPHANHQGNTFGGQIMAWMENVATIAASRLCRAHPTLKAIEMFHFRGPSQVGDRLVLKAIVNNTFKHSMEVGVCVEAYRQEAETHRRHINSAFMTFVVLDADDQPQTLPWIRPQPGDGERRYREASARKKIRLDRKYIVSCKQAEMPLSVPWDPSNQVYLSYNNVSSLKMLVAKDDWVLSSETNQIRLYTLEEDKFLAFHLEMLVHVDATQAFLLLSDLCRRPEWDKHCRSVELVQQVDEDDAIYHIISPALGGDTKPQDFVVLASRRKPCDNGDPYVIALRSVTLPTHRETPEYRRGETICSGFCFWREGDQLTKVSYYNQATPGFLNYVTTNVAGLSSEFYTTFKACEQFLLDNRNDLAPSLQTL encoded by the exons ATGGCGGCCGGCGAGGGCTACCGGAACCCCACGGAGGTGCAGATGAGCCAGCTGGTGCTGCCCTGCCACACCAACCAGCGCGGCGAGCTGAGCGTCGGCCAGCTGCTCAAGTGGATCGACACTGCCGCCTGCCTGTCCG CGGAGAGGCACGCTGGCTGCCCCTGCGTCACGGCCTCCATGGACGACATCTATTTTGAGCACACCATTAG tgTTGGCCAGGTGGTGAATATCAAGGCCAAGGTGAACCGGGCCTTCAACTCCAGCATGGAG GTGGGCATCCAGGTGGCTTCCGAGGACCTGTGCTCTGAGAAGCAGTGGAGCGTGTGCAAGGCCTTGGCCACCTTTGTGGCTCACCGGGAGCTCTCCAGG ATGAAGCTGAAGCCGATCGCGCCCCGGACGGAGGAGGAGAAGACCGAGCACAGCGTGGCGGCCGAGCGCCGGCGCCTGCGGCTGGTCTAtgcagacaccatcaaggacctCCTGGCCAACTGTGTCATTCAGGACG ATCTGGAGAGCAGAGACTGCAGCCACACGGTGCCGGCCGAGAAGACCCGGGTAGAGAGCGTGGAGCTGGTCCTGCCCCCGCACGCCAACCACCAGGGCAACACCTTTGGGGGCCAGATCATGGCCTGGATGGAGAACGTGGCCACCATCGCAGCCAG ccGGCTGTGCCGTGCCCACCCTACACTGAAGGCCATCGAGATGTTCCACTTCCGGGGCCCATCCCAGGTTGGGGACCGCCTGGTGCTCAAGGCCATCGTGAACAACACCTTCAAGCATAG CATGGAGGTGGGCGTGTGCGTGGAGGCCTACCGCCAAGAGGCTGAGACCCACCGGCGACACATCAACAGCGCCTTCATGACCTTTGTCGTCCTGGACGCAGACGACCAGCCTCAGACGCTGCCCTGGATTCGGCCGCAGCCGGGG GATGGCGAGCGGCGGTACCGAGAGGCCAGTGCCAGGAAGAAGATCCGCCTGGACAG gaAGTACATCGTGTCCTGTAAGCAGGCCGAGATGCCCCTGTCTGTCCCCTGGGACCCGAGCAACCAG GTGTACCTGAGCTACAACAACGTCTCCTCCCTGAAGATGCTGGTGGCCAAGGACGACTGGGTGCTGTCCTCGGAGACCAACCAG ATCCGCCTGTACACTCTGGAGGAAGACAAGTTCCTCGCCTTCCACTTGGAGATGTTGGTGCACGTGGACGCAACCCAGGCCTTCCTGCTGCTGTCGGACCTGTGTCGGAGGCCTGAGTGGGACAAGCACTGCCG GAGCGTGGAGCTGGTGCAGCAGGTGGACGAGGACGATGCCATCTACCACATCATTAGCCCCGCCCTCGGTGGTGACACCAAGCCCCAGGACTTTGTGGTCCTGGCCTCTCGGCGGAAGCCTTGTGACAATGG ggACCCCTATGTCATCGCTCTGAGGTCAGTCACGCTGCCCACGCACCGTGAGACCCCGGAGTACAGGCGTGGGGAGACCATCTGCTCGGGCTTCTGCTTCTGGAGAGAGGGGGACCAGTTGACCAAG GTGTCCTACTACAACCAGGCCACCCCGGGCTTTCTCAACTACGTGACCACCAACGTGGCCGGCCTCTCCTCGGAGTTCTACACCACCTTCAAGGCTTGTGAGCAGTTCCTCTTAGACAACCGGAACGATCTGGCCCCCAGCCTCCAGACCCTCTAG
- the ACOT11 gene encoding acyl-coenzyme A thioesterase 11 isoform X2, translated as MIQNVGNHLRRGLSSVFSSRSARKSASRAEKDGGAMAAGEGYRNPTEVQMSQLVLPCHTNQRGELSVGQLLKWIDTAACLSAERHAGCPCVTASMDDIYFEHTISVGQVVNIKAKVNRAFNSSMEVGIQVASEDLCSEKQWSVCKALATFVAHRELSRMKLKPIAPRTEEEKTEHSVAAERRRLRLVYADTIKDLLANCVIQDDLESRDCSHTVPAEKTRVESVELVLPPHANHQGNTFGGQIMAWMENVATIAASRLCRAHPTLKAIEMFHFRGPSQVGDRLVLKAIVNNTFKHSMEVGVCVEAYRQEAETHRRHINSAFMTFVVLDADDQPQTLPWIRPQPGDGERRYREASARKKIRLDRKYIVSCKQAEMPLSVPWDPSNQVYLSYNNVSSLKMLVAKDDWVLSSETNQIRLYTLEEDKFLAFHLEMLVHVDATQAFLLLSDLCRRPEWDKHCRSVELVQQVDEDDAIYHIISPALGGDTKPQDFVVLASRRKPCDNGDPYVIALRSVTLPTHRETPEYRRGETICSGFCFWREGDQLTKVSYYNQATPGFLNYVTTNVAGLSSEFYTTFKACEQFLLDNRNDLAPSLQTL; from the exons ggcctctcCTCCGTGTTCTCCAGCCGCTCGGCCCGGAAGTCGGCCTCCCGCGCCGAGAAGGACGGCGGCGCCATGGCGGCCGGCGAGGGCTACCGGAACCCCACGGAGGTGCAGATGAGCCAGCTGGTGCTGCCCTGCCACACCAACCAGCGCGGCGAGCTGAGCGTCGGCCAGCTGCTCAAGTGGATCGACACTGCCGCCTGCCTGTCCG CGGAGAGGCACGCTGGCTGCCCCTGCGTCACGGCCTCCATGGACGACATCTATTTTGAGCACACCATTAG tgTTGGCCAGGTGGTGAATATCAAGGCCAAGGTGAACCGGGCCTTCAACTCCAGCATGGAG GTGGGCATCCAGGTGGCTTCCGAGGACCTGTGCTCTGAGAAGCAGTGGAGCGTGTGCAAGGCCTTGGCCACCTTTGTGGCTCACCGGGAGCTCTCCAGG ATGAAGCTGAAGCCGATCGCGCCCCGGACGGAGGAGGAGAAGACCGAGCACAGCGTGGCGGCCGAGCGCCGGCGCCTGCGGCTGGTCTAtgcagacaccatcaaggacctCCTGGCCAACTGTGTCATTCAGGACG ATCTGGAGAGCAGAGACTGCAGCCACACGGTGCCGGCCGAGAAGACCCGGGTAGAGAGCGTGGAGCTGGTCCTGCCCCCGCACGCCAACCACCAGGGCAACACCTTTGGGGGCCAGATCATGGCCTGGATGGAGAACGTGGCCACCATCGCAGCCAG ccGGCTGTGCCGTGCCCACCCTACACTGAAGGCCATCGAGATGTTCCACTTCCGGGGCCCATCCCAGGTTGGGGACCGCCTGGTGCTCAAGGCCATCGTGAACAACACCTTCAAGCATAG CATGGAGGTGGGCGTGTGCGTGGAGGCCTACCGCCAAGAGGCTGAGACCCACCGGCGACACATCAACAGCGCCTTCATGACCTTTGTCGTCCTGGACGCAGACGACCAGCCTCAGACGCTGCCCTGGATTCGGCCGCAGCCGGGG GATGGCGAGCGGCGGTACCGAGAGGCCAGTGCCAGGAAGAAGATCCGCCTGGACAG gaAGTACATCGTGTCCTGTAAGCAGGCCGAGATGCCCCTGTCTGTCCCCTGGGACCCGAGCAACCAG GTGTACCTGAGCTACAACAACGTCTCCTCCCTGAAGATGCTGGTGGCCAAGGACGACTGGGTGCTGTCCTCGGAGACCAACCAG ATCCGCCTGTACACTCTGGAGGAAGACAAGTTCCTCGCCTTCCACTTGGAGATGTTGGTGCACGTGGACGCAACCCAGGCCTTCCTGCTGCTGTCGGACCTGTGTCGGAGGCCTGAGTGGGACAAGCACTGCCG GAGCGTGGAGCTGGTGCAGCAGGTGGACGAGGACGATGCCATCTACCACATCATTAGCCCCGCCCTCGGTGGTGACACCAAGCCCCAGGACTTTGTGGTCCTGGCCTCTCGGCGGAAGCCTTGTGACAATGG ggACCCCTATGTCATCGCTCTGAGGTCAGTCACGCTGCCCACGCACCGTGAGACCCCGGAGTACAGGCGTGGGGAGACCATCTGCTCGGGCTTCTGCTTCTGGAGAGAGGGGGACCAGTTGACCAAG GTGTCCTACTACAACCAGGCCACCCCGGGCTTTCTCAACTACGTGACCACCAACGTGGCCGGCCTCTCCTCGGAGTTCTACACCACCTTCAAGGCTTGTGAGCAGTTCCTCTTAGACAACCGGAACGATCTGGCCCCCAGCCTCCAGACCCTCTAG
- the ACOT11 gene encoding acyl-coenzyme A thioesterase 11 isoform X3 — MKSLAKRKLGGLSSVFSSRSARKSASRAEKDGGAMAAGEGYRNPTEVQMSQLVLPCHTNQRGELSVGQLLKWIDTAACLSAERHAGCPCVTASMDDIYFEHTISVGQVVNIKAKVNRAFNSSMEVGIQVASEDLCSEKQWSVCKALATFVAHRELSRMKLKPIAPRTEEEKTEHSVAAERRRLRLVYADTIKDLLANCVIQDDLESRDCSHTVPAEKTRVESVELVLPPHANHQGNTFGGQIMAWMENVATIAASRLCRAHPTLKAIEMFHFRGPSQVGDRLVLKAIVNNTFKHSMEVGVCVEAYRQEAETHRRHINSAFMTFVVLDADDQPQTLPWIRPQPGDGERRYREASARKKIRLDRKYIVSCKQAEMPLSVPWDPSNQVYLSYNNVSSLKMLVAKDDWVLSSETNQIRLYTLEEDKFLAFHLEMLVHVDATQAFLLLSDLCRRPEWDKHCRSVELVQQVDEDDAIYHIISPALGGDTKPQDFVVLASRRKPCDNGDPYVIALRSVTLPTHRETPEYRRGETICSGFCFWREGDQLTKVSYYNQATPGFLNYVTTNVAGLSSEFYTTFKACEQFLLDNRNDLAPSLQTL; from the exons ATGAAGTCGTTGGCCAAGAGGAAACTGGGC ggcctctcCTCCGTGTTCTCCAGCCGCTCGGCCCGGAAGTCGGCCTCCCGCGCCGAGAAGGACGGCGGCGCCATGGCGGCCGGCGAGGGCTACCGGAACCCCACGGAGGTGCAGATGAGCCAGCTGGTGCTGCCCTGCCACACCAACCAGCGCGGCGAGCTGAGCGTCGGCCAGCTGCTCAAGTGGATCGACACTGCCGCCTGCCTGTCCG CGGAGAGGCACGCTGGCTGCCCCTGCGTCACGGCCTCCATGGACGACATCTATTTTGAGCACACCATTAG tgTTGGCCAGGTGGTGAATATCAAGGCCAAGGTGAACCGGGCCTTCAACTCCAGCATGGAG GTGGGCATCCAGGTGGCTTCCGAGGACCTGTGCTCTGAGAAGCAGTGGAGCGTGTGCAAGGCCTTGGCCACCTTTGTGGCTCACCGGGAGCTCTCCAGG ATGAAGCTGAAGCCGATCGCGCCCCGGACGGAGGAGGAGAAGACCGAGCACAGCGTGGCGGCCGAGCGCCGGCGCCTGCGGCTGGTCTAtgcagacaccatcaaggacctCCTGGCCAACTGTGTCATTCAGGACG ATCTGGAGAGCAGAGACTGCAGCCACACGGTGCCGGCCGAGAAGACCCGGGTAGAGAGCGTGGAGCTGGTCCTGCCCCCGCACGCCAACCACCAGGGCAACACCTTTGGGGGCCAGATCATGGCCTGGATGGAGAACGTGGCCACCATCGCAGCCAG ccGGCTGTGCCGTGCCCACCCTACACTGAAGGCCATCGAGATGTTCCACTTCCGGGGCCCATCCCAGGTTGGGGACCGCCTGGTGCTCAAGGCCATCGTGAACAACACCTTCAAGCATAG CATGGAGGTGGGCGTGTGCGTGGAGGCCTACCGCCAAGAGGCTGAGACCCACCGGCGACACATCAACAGCGCCTTCATGACCTTTGTCGTCCTGGACGCAGACGACCAGCCTCAGACGCTGCCCTGGATTCGGCCGCAGCCGGGG GATGGCGAGCGGCGGTACCGAGAGGCCAGTGCCAGGAAGAAGATCCGCCTGGACAG gaAGTACATCGTGTCCTGTAAGCAGGCCGAGATGCCCCTGTCTGTCCCCTGGGACCCGAGCAACCAG GTGTACCTGAGCTACAACAACGTCTCCTCCCTGAAGATGCTGGTGGCCAAGGACGACTGGGTGCTGTCCTCGGAGACCAACCAG ATCCGCCTGTACACTCTGGAGGAAGACAAGTTCCTCGCCTTCCACTTGGAGATGTTGGTGCACGTGGACGCAACCCAGGCCTTCCTGCTGCTGTCGGACCTGTGTCGGAGGCCTGAGTGGGACAAGCACTGCCG GAGCGTGGAGCTGGTGCAGCAGGTGGACGAGGACGATGCCATCTACCACATCATTAGCCCCGCCCTCGGTGGTGACACCAAGCCCCAGGACTTTGTGGTCCTGGCCTCTCGGCGGAAGCCTTGTGACAATGG ggACCCCTATGTCATCGCTCTGAGGTCAGTCACGCTGCCCACGCACCGTGAGACCCCGGAGTACAGGCGTGGGGAGACCATCTGCTCGGGCTTCTGCTTCTGGAGAGAGGGGGACCAGTTGACCAAG GTGTCCTACTACAACCAGGCCACCCCGGGCTTTCTCAACTACGTGACCACCAACGTGGCCGGCCTCTCCTCGGAGTTCTACACCACCTTCAAGGCTTGTGAGCAGTTCCTCTTAGACAACCGGAACGATCTGGCCCCCAGCCTCCAGACCCTCTAG